A region of the Pseudarthrobacter phenanthrenivorans Sphe3 genome:
GCGCGTCGCCAAAGTCACGGATGGGAAGGCGTTCGCCGTTGTGCAGGGCCGACTGGTGGGCCACAATGCCCGGGAGCGTGAACCGTGCCGCCACCCAGGCGTTGACCGGCGGCAGTGTGCCCTTGTTGACCGCCGTCACAAAGTCGTCCACCAGGAAGTGGTGGCTGCCTTCATGTCCGTTCGGCGCACCCTGGAACTCGTCCGGGAGGCGGCCGGGATCGTGGACCGGAGCCAGGCCGGAGACAAAGGCATCCCTCAGCTCCGGCGCGACATTTGCCAGCGACGGGTCATCCAATGCCATGCTCGGCCGCGTCTCCAGCTGTTCTGAGATGTCGTCGACACTCGCCTTGTCCTGCCAGACGCTGACTCTGGCGAGCTGCTCGAAGCTTGCCTCGGTTCCGAAGAAACGGAACCGTGATTCGCGGATATGGGACGGATACCCCACCCGGCGCATCTCATTGGTGCGCATCACGCCGCCGTCGCTCAGCTCGAAAAGCGCAGTGGCGTTGGAAAAGTCATTGCCGAACATGCTGACGTCCTTGTCGAAGACGCCATCATTCCGGTCATCCCTGACGCCGACGCAGCTGACACTGACGGCGTGCGCCGGGATGGCTCCCAGCACCCCGCCTACGGCGTGGGTGGGATAGAGCATGGGAGGGTAGCTGGCGGTCTCTTTCCAACGGTCACCGCCGCTGTACTGGTAGGCCTCGTAGAAGCCCAGGTCCATGTCGTGGACGTAGTCTCCCTCCGAATAGAAGACCCGGCCGAACTTCCCCGCCGCATGCTGCCCGCGGGCATACACGGTGGCGGGGTTGTAGTAGCTCGTTTCACCCATCATGTACACCAGTCCCGTTTCCCGGACAGCGTCGATAATCCGACCTATTTCGTCCTCGGCAATGGCCATCGGCACGGCCGAGTACACGTGCTTGCCGGCACGCAGTGCCTGCTCCACGAGCGGGCCGTGCGTCCAGCGCTGGGTGAAGATGGCGACTGCGTCGACGTCGGAAGCCAGCAGGTCTTCAAAGCTGGGCACCACGCCGGCCAGGCTGAACCGGTCCACGGCCGCGGCTGCACGCTCCGCCACATCGTCCACCGCGTAAACGCTGCTGACACCCGGGTGGAGATTGAACAGGTGTGCGAACTGTGCGCCGAACTGGCCCACTCCCACCACACCAATTGAAAACATCATCGTCTGCCTTTCAAGGAGTCCTGGGAGTGGCGCGGCAAGCGCTCTCCATGCGGCTTCCCAGTGTTTCATCGGTTTCTACTCGAGTCAACAGCCTAGCGAATGGACTAAAACCCGCTCAGAAAAGGAAAAAATTTACTCTTGCCGTTAGCCGATCTACTCGTGTAGATTGCTCACGAGTTGTTATTCACATCACAGCCAAGAAAGGGTCGACGATGACCACCCTTGCCAAGCACGCGAGACCAACACCAACCACGCCGGGCGGCCCACGCCCGTCGCGGGGACACCGCCGGCTGGGCGATCTGAAAATCGCCTTGCTCTTCATCGCTCCGGCCATGATCGGGTTCATCGTCTTCTACGTTGTCCCAACCATCCGGGGTGTGTACCTCAGCTTCACCGAATACAACATCCTCGGCGACCCGGAATGGGTGGGCGTGGACAACTACGTTGCCATCGCCGCGGACCCGCTGTTCTGGAACTCGCTGGCCGTCACCGGGCAGTATGTGTTCCTCAACATCCTCCTCCAGACGGCCCTGGCCCTGGGCCTGGCACTCCTGATGCACCAGGTGGCCAAGTCCACCATCATCCGCGGCGCACTGCTACTGCCGTACCTGATGTCCAACGTCATAGCGGCACTGCTGTGGTTCTGGATGCTCGATTACCAGATCGGCGTGGTGAACCAGTTCATCGAGTGGAGCGGGCTGTCCCGCGTGGCCTTCTTTGGCAGTGAAGAATGGGCCATCCCCACCCAGGCGCTGATCAACACGTGGCGGCACATGGGTTACACCGCTCTGCTGATCTTTGCCGGCCTGCAGGCCATACCTGGCCACGTGTACGAGGTGGCGAAGCTGGACGGCGCTACGCCGCTCCAGACCTTCACCAAAATCACCATCCCCCTGCTCCGCCCGGTCCTGGTCCTCGTGCTGGTGGTGACGGTCATCGGTTCCTTCCAGGTGTTCGACACCGTTGCCGTCACCACAGCCGGCGGCCCCGTCAACGCGACCCGTGTGATCCAGTACTACATCTACCAGCGGGCCTTCACCGAGTCGGACTTCGGCTACGGATCCGCCATCGCCGTCATCCTCTTCCTCATCCTCGCCCTCGTGGCCTTCATCCAGATGAAGTTCCTCAAGGGCAACGAGTCGGACCTGGACTAAGGAGTCCTTCCATGACCACCACCGCAAGCCGCACCGCACTGGCAAAGCCGGCGACCCGCCGTCGGCCCTTCAACATCCGCCGCGCCGGCGCCTGGGCCCTCCTGGCCCTTGCCATCGCAGTCTCAGTACTTCCTTTCCTCTGGGTCCTGCGCACGGCGCTGTCCACCAACAACGCTCTGGCCACCAACGCCACCAGCCTCTTGCCGGCAGAATTCACGTTGGGCGCCTTCAAGCGGGTCTTCGGCCTGCAGTCACCGGCTGAAGCCGTGGCCGAAGGCGGCTCCGGCGCCGCCATCGACTTCTGGTTGTACCTGCGCAACTCGATCGTCTTCTCCTCCATCACAACCGCAGGCGCCGTTTTCTTCAGCGCGATGGCCGCCTACGCTTTTGCGCGGCTCCGCTGGAAGGGCCGGAACGCGGTCTTCAGCCTGTTCCTTGGCACCATGCTGGTCCCGCCGATCTTCACCGCCCTGCCCAACTTCCTGCTGATCAAAAACCTGGACCTGCTCAACACCATGCTTGGAATGGTCCTGCCATACGTCTTCATGACGCCGTTCGCCATCTTTTTCCTCCGCCAGTTCTTCCTCAACATGTCCCGTGAAGTGGAGGAAGCGGCAATGCTCGACGGCGCAAAGCACCTCCGCATCTTCTTCCAGATAGTGCTTCCCAACGCGGCGGCCCCCATCGCCACACTGGCGCTCCTCACCTTCATTGGCCAATGGAACGAATACTTCTGGCCACTGCTGGTTGGCTCCCAGGACGACGTCCGCGTCCTCCAGGTGGGGCTTGGCGTCTTCAAGTCCCAGTCCCCCCAGGGCGCTCCGGACTGGTCCGGCCTTATGGCGGCGACCCTCATTTCGGCACTGCCCGTCCTGATCCTCTTTGCCGCCTTCGGCAAGAAGATCGTCAACTCCATCGGTTTCTCCGGCATCAAGTAGCTAATTCAAGAACTGCTCCTCCCATCCCCTAAACGGAAAGTAGAACCATGAAGAAATCCCTCGGCGCCGTTGCCGTTGCCGCAGCTGTGGCCCTCTCCCTCTCCGCCTGCAGTGGCTCCTCCTCCGAGGAGTCCGCCAAAGGCGAGATCAGCTACTGGCTCTGGGACGCCAACCAGCTCCCCGCCTACCAGCAGTGCGCAGACGACTTCACCAAGGCCAACCCGGACATCACGGTCAAGATCATCCAGCGCGGCTGGGACGACTACTGGTCCACCCTCACCAACGGCTTTGTGGGCGGCACGGCCCCGGACGTCTTCACCAACCACCTGGGCCGCTACGGCGAACTGGCCGAGAACAAGCAGCTGCTCGCCATCGACGACGCAGTTGAGGAGGACAAGATCGACCTGTCCGCATACAACGAAGGCCTCGCCGACCTCTGGGTAGGCCAAGACGGCAAACGCTACGGCCTGCCCAAGGACTGGGACACCATCGGCCTCTTCTACAACAAGGCCATGCTCGCCAGCGCAGGCATTACCGAAGACCAGATGAAGGACCTGACCTGGAATCCTGAAGACGGCGGCACTTATGAGGACATCATCGCGCGCCTGACCGTGGACAAGAACGGTAAGCGTGGTGACG
Encoded here:
- a CDS encoding Gfo/Idh/MocA family protein, yielding MMFSIGVVGVGQFGAQFAHLFNLHPGVSSVYAVDDVAERAAAAVDRFSLAGVVPSFEDLLASDVDAVAIFTQRWTHGPLVEQALRAGKHVYSAVPMAIAEDEIGRIIDAVRETGLVYMMGETSYYNPATVYARGQHAAGKFGRVFYSEGDYVHDMDLGFYEAYQYSGGDRWKETASYPPMLYPTHAVGGVLGAIPAHAVSVSCVGVRDDRNDGVFDKDVSMFGNDFSNATALFELSDGGVMRTNEMRRVGYPSHIRESRFRFFGTEASFEQLARVSVWQDKASVDDISEQLETRPSMALDDPSLANVAPELRDAFVSGLAPVHDPGRLPDEFQGAPNGHEGSHHFLVDDFVTAVNKGTLPPVNAWVAARFTLPGIVAHQSALHNGERLPIRDFGDAPGTST
- a CDS encoding carbohydrate ABC transporter permease, which encodes MTTLAKHARPTPTTPGGPRPSRGHRRLGDLKIALLFIAPAMIGFIVFYVVPTIRGVYLSFTEYNILGDPEWVGVDNYVAIAADPLFWNSLAVTGQYVFLNILLQTALALGLALLMHQVAKSTIIRGALLLPYLMSNVIAALLWFWMLDYQIGVVNQFIEWSGLSRVAFFGSEEWAIPTQALINTWRHMGYTALLIFAGLQAIPGHVYEVAKLDGATPLQTFTKITIPLLRPVLVLVLVVTVIGSFQVFDTVAVTTAGGPVNATRVIQYYIYQRAFTESDFGYGSAIAVILFLILALVAFIQMKFLKGNESDLD
- a CDS encoding carbohydrate ABC transporter permease, translated to MTTTASRTALAKPATRRRPFNIRRAGAWALLALAIAVSVLPFLWVLRTALSTNNALATNATSLLPAEFTLGAFKRVFGLQSPAEAVAEGGSGAAIDFWLYLRNSIVFSSITTAGAVFFSAMAAYAFARLRWKGRNAVFSLFLGTMLVPPIFTALPNFLLIKNLDLLNTMLGMVLPYVFMTPFAIFFLRQFFLNMSREVEEAAMLDGAKHLRIFFQIVLPNAAAPIATLALLTFIGQWNEYFWPLLVGSQDDVRVLQVGLGVFKSQSPQGAPDWSGLMAATLISALPVLILFAAFGKKIVNSIGFSGIK